The genomic stretch GCCTACATGCTTTGCTTCCTGAACTACCTTCAAAGGtaaattcattttctttttcaattaGTTTAAGAGTAATAATCGCATAATCAAATAGAATTTTTACTATTTTAAAGATCTAATTGTTGTTGTGTAATATTAGAGGTTGGAGAATTACCAAATGATGAATTCCAAATTTTTCACATTAAAATTGCGATTGTCTGATTCCCTACgtattaaatttttatatttgtTCGCATAAGTAAAAATTAATTAAAGATCAATATAATCTTTTTATTGAAAAAgatataattttattttaattatgttaGCATGATAGTACTTACTTAAATAAGATGTAGTAAGCACACAATATAAGAGCTTAATgagatttttattttttctagAAGAATTTGAAATAAAATTAGGCTTGAACAAATATAAGTCATATTTTACTTATCTTTAAATGAAATTTTAGAATATTAGATGCCTTTGTCCTAAAAATCAACTcaataaaaagaaaataatataCATATGAGGACAACCATCAGAGTAAGACTTTTGTGTCATAATGATTTATTTACTAATTAAAATGCTTTACTTCTTATGATTTTTTTGTAGGCTGATAATTCAACAATTGTGGATGCAGCAGTGAAGAAAATTAAAAATCTAAAGAAAATTATTGGAATTTtagaaaagaagaagaaagaaaaactTAAATATGTATCCTTATTAGGAAGTGAGTCATCATCTGTGATCAAAAAACCACATTGGCAACCCTATGAATCAAGGGAAGCAATCATAGTTGATCATGGATCCTCAAGTTATAATAATAACTTTCCTACTAGTGCAATTGCTACTTCATATCATAGTTCAAAAGCATTAGTACAATCTACTCCTCCACCACAACAAGTAGCTTTTCGAACATGGTCTTATCAAAATGTTGTCTTAAACATTTATGGTGGTGAAGCACAATTCTGCATATGTGCTACTAAAATGTTAGGTCTTTTGACAATGATTGCTTTTGTGCTGGAAAAATATAGGATTGATGTTGTAGTTGCCAACATTACATGCAATGGAAATGGAAACTTCTACATGATTCTAGCTCATGTAAGTTTCAAACCAAATCTTTATCATCTCTATGGTTTATATGTGATATCATATTAGACTTGTCGAAACTATAATATAGTTGTACCTAGCAATTATAATAATTTATTAACTTATTAAAAAAAGTTATTTAGCGTGAATAACTTAGTTAAATCATGTTGATTTTTCAGGCTAGACAATGTTTACAGGATTCAATTTCAGTGGAGGAAACTTACAAGCAAGCAGCTAAAGAAATTATGATGTTGATCTCTTAAAGTTTAGACTATACAACTTGTCTTTGTATTCCATATAAATTTTAATTTAGTTTCTCCTCTTGAAAATTATTAGAAATGGTTAAGCTTGCATGATTGTATTAAGATCAAACATgtataatattttatttttatggAATTATTATGGTGTTTTTTATTTGAGACTACAACTACAGTGTTTAAACTTACTtaaatattcttttttttttcaatatAAACTGCATAAATTTTATTTAAAGTAAATAAATTTATGTATATAATTGACTAATTGAAACATATCCTTTTCTATCATTTGAAGGGTGTCAAAACTATTATGATAAAAAATTTATACGCATGCCATGATTTTGATTATTAAATTTCAAGACCTTGTTTTTtgtaaaaatctcaaaatatattaataatttaAGAAATATGGAACATCCCACATAATACTATCTAGAATCGTATTAAGTAAAGCATTAAATTTAGATAGTGAGTATAATCATCATATAAATTACATCCACAAAAGTACTAAATGTACATAATACATAAGAAATAATACAATGAATGTCCAATAACTAAATCAAATAAGAAATAAAACAACATTGTCCATCAGACATCCCAACCTTCAACCTTATGGTCTTCCTGCCAATCCTCCAGCTCCTGCAGCTAAGATGAAAACAACAACATAGTGAGAATACTAAACCTTAGCGGAGTTCCCTATTTATGGGTTCACTCGACTTTATAGATTTTTACTACAATTCTCATACTACTAATACTACTTTCACGAATTAGATGCGCAAAGAGAGCAACAAAGCTCTTCTAGCTCCTCATAATATAAGAATGGCATGCTCACAGTTGCACTTGTCATGTAACTCAAGGGTGATTATCCCCAAAATCAATCACAAGGATTTATTAACCTATTCGTCAAATATGGTTAATGTAGCGGTAAATTaatgaccatcaagttatggataaacttaaaatcaataaaatcagagtcgtcaccgtgcttttattgtttccagagaaaaagggaaaagtataaacaaaatccaaagataacaagttttcaaatcaaaactaataaaattccagatattacagataagggggttggttacaaagagggaaggtgttagcacccaaagtatcttatgtactcctagagagcctttttttatgtgtgcatgtgtttttggtatagatgatgtttgataaaaatagaatgtggggatgagaaaagaattcattgattatctttttgtgtttgacaagacctttggtcttgtgcctacataccaacataaagataagggatcaaaacctcgtagttcgtggtaaaaatttcaaatgagtcggtgaattgcttttaataaaagtttaataTGAAAAGGCACAAATGGGAAAAAATTTGAATCGAGattattagttctttttgtattttgaaatttaagtcaatatggttaagtttatttacaagtttgatttaagaaaagaagttcataaattcaatggcataaggccaaagtttctaatcattaaaacaatgtctaagtttgaaatcacaagcaaagaaatgtttttgaaaagagggagatattttgaaatttaagaagtgggaggagatgaaaaggctatcctaagcacaaattaaaagttaatatttgaaaagatctgaccaatgggatgcaatccaacagacaagaatgtcatacagaaacctattttcctttggactttaatcaagcaatgatCAATAAGAAATGAACAATATctagacatcatgaagatcaaggccTCAAATAAAGATGGTAACATCCAAGCATGTATTCCATTAGCTTGCAGTCTTCATTGTCTTTCaatgtaccagatgaaatattccttgatcaacttagaacaaaacattagacacaagatcaaaataacacttaagcacaaagacaaagtagcagatgaatccaAGAAATTCCCAAGTCTTGCATCAGATAAAGGCAAAATCAGATATAACTCAGTTTCAtaatgttggcattgaccaagtcctttagcacagggaatgtttcctaattctaagtccagaagctcagatcaagttcaacagtccaccaagtattttttaggatttttgttgttattaggtgttttagggtcctaagaccacaaacaaaatcaaaacacacaacacaagtatatacaatcacaagatatggctaaaatgagcaaaaagaaaaggacttaaacataaacaagttatatgaaatgtaaatggaaatgaatgataaaatGACTGAAAGTTAAATTGTATAAAGTAAATtacttgaaagtaaaagcataatgaataagagttagtcaaatgttagtcaaaagttagtggtgttagatgtgatttttaattaattaagtcattcattagagaacactcaactattcattcacaagtatgaatacttaaaccaagacatcttccatgagaagggctccaacttggataatcaacaagtatgccactagctcccatgaaagggaaaaagtcaagtctccacacaataccatgaagaaggggagacttacaatctcacttactagaatgtcatgccttaagggtcaaatttagcgctatattaagcaaccgtaattggacttatgtagaagtcacaactatctgaggccgggaaataaaaatataggtgttaatgcatgttagagatttggtacaaagaatcaaactcttaaaacataccacacactaaaagaaaatgggaaggaCCCATCTTATTCATACTtatattgattcatctgacacaaggtcattgatgaatcaactagtctttagacattagagatttcattggtcaaatgagggaatggggaagaaaagggatgaagatgaagagggaggggaagatagaaacacaaattgatcatgggaggaatttcatcaaatcaaaaccattcattcattttgggagatgaaatgtacatttcatcaatcccctaaatccaatggttttgattcaacaaaagtcaaatcaaccttgaccaaggcccaaatagaaagtcaaacatcacaagaccataaaaatggctcaacgACATTTTTATacatttaatcaatttaaaaatggACTAAAAGGCATTTAAATTTGgttaaaacctaaaatcccttcaaaacaccaaataaatagccaactaatttatcctaggtcaaccaaggtcaaaggaccataaacaaaaaatttcactatttttaaaaagtcagaagtatttttaaacaattaaaaatatgcacaaaaacatttaattcatgaaaaataccaaatccaaaaatatttttaattcagaatatggaagagaaaaatatttaaaatttttggtgaaagtcccatattttttggattaaaaatgaaatttctacgaataaaataaaataagtggattaaatggaaatacaaaaaatacaaaaaaacaaaGGCCATCAGAACTTGATCTGAGCTtctggacttagaattaggaaacattccctgtgctaaaggacttggccaatgccaacattatgaaatataaataggataaaaacagagaaacaattgaataagcgacacaagcaattgttaatccagtttggtgcaaactcacctacgtctgggggctatcaagccaggaaggaaatccactaaacagaattagttcaaagactctcagtaaacaacttcaagttacattcttttcacctaatctctactcgtgtgacttctatctaagaactcttagatatgagaccctactcattccccctcaatcacagcagtgatactagaacaaatacaaaaaataaagaagacacacttcaaggacacatacttgatcttgcttaaaagcttcaatcaagtaaacaaatacactcgtacttcaaatcttaaagtggacaaattacaacacaaaactCAGTCTAATTCATATATCAccaagatgaatgaatggctcacaattcacaagttcacacaagactaaaaccctaaaactctctcacttCATCGTTCGTTTCTTGTGTGTCTAAAACAtgttttacatggcctttaaatagaagctttttgaatgggcctgggtagcatgaaaccctaattctattttaatTGTGTATCTCCTAAGAAACAACAGCTAATCATTCCTTTTAGGAAAATAGAACATTTTG from Lathyrus oleraceus cultivar Zhongwan6 chromosome 7, CAAS_Psat_ZW6_1.0, whole genome shotgun sequence encodes the following:
- the LOC127107129 gene encoding transcription factor bHLH95; translated protein: MRVNHDDGVYASFRWENQSWSDLLNFENLGESSEQKLNMKSLNHKEGLNEGEVHVNKKQNRVEVVIRSENDIKDGGKDGIYRDLDHEMHILAERERRKKMRNMFSSLHALLPELPSKADNSTIVDAAVKKIKNLKKIIGILEKKKKEKLKYVSLLGSESSSVIKKPHWQPYESREAIIVDHGSSSYNNNFPTSAIATSYHSSKALVQSTPPPQQVAFRTWSYQNVVLNIYGGEAQFCICATKMLGLLTMIAFVLEKYRIDVVVANITCNGNGNFYMILAHARQCLQDSISVEETYKQAAKEIMMLIS